A section of the Serratia liquefaciens ATCC 27592 genome encodes:
- a CDS encoding helix-turn-helix transcriptional regulator encodes MFRESITVFLSDKNRYFTHGIKLALESYFRSKNVNVRFTENAFEYRMADVIFLAANPSESTLPHYLYSQAKACCPLVFLIDDERIAAPASHSSGRKKFTHISRNKSVAALLETFDRVILANVIQNKRNRCDVGYASRFARFSTREYEVIHYLSLGLPNILISRKLNLSEKTISQHKRNAMRKLKFKRNAELHFWLLCGGLKDVGRHVLM; translated from the coding sequence ATGTTCAGAGAATCTATAACCGTATTTTTATCAGATAAAAATCGCTACTTCACACATGGCATCAAATTGGCGTTAGAGAGCTATTTTCGATCAAAGAATGTGAATGTGCGTTTTACTGAAAATGCCTTCGAATACAGAATGGCAGACGTCATCTTCCTGGCGGCCAACCCAAGCGAAAGCACTCTGCCTCATTATCTGTATTCACAGGCAAAAGCTTGCTGCCCGCTGGTTTTCTTGATCGATGATGAACGAATAGCAGCACCAGCTTCCCACTCAAGTGGCAGGAAGAAATTCACTCATATCTCTCGCAACAAAAGTGTAGCGGCTTTATTAGAGACCTTCGACCGCGTCATATTAGCCAATGTCATTCAAAATAAAAGAAATCGCTGCGATGTTGGTTATGCCTCCCGATTCGCCAGGTTCTCTACCAGAGAGTATGAAGTCATTCATTATCTCTCTTTAGGCCTACCCAACATTTTGATTTCACGGAAACTGAACCTGAGCGAAAAAACCATCAGCCAGCATAAACGTAACGCGATGCGAAAGCTGAAATTTAAACGCAATGCCGAGCTGCATTTTTGGCTGCTTTGTGGCGGTTTAAAGGATGTGGGGCGGCATGTTCTGATGTAA